The Verrucomicrobium spinosum DSM 4136 = JCM 18804 genome includes a region encoding these proteins:
- a CDS encoding LL-diaminopimelate aminotransferase: MALINENFLKLKAGYLFPEIARRVKAFTEGNPEAAQRLIRCGIGDVTEALPEAVRYAMHEAVDELGNRSTFKGYGPEQGYDFLRNAIADNDYKARGLPIEADEIFISDGSKCDTGNILDIFGQGNTIAITDPVYPVYVDTNVMIGNTGEADENGAYAGLVYLKCTPENGFVPDIPQEKADLIYLCYPNNPTGAVATRPQLEAWVKYARENGSVLLYDAAYEAFIQDPTIPHSIFEIEGARDCAIEFRSFSKNGGFTGVRCAYVVIPKSLMGRKKNGEAQALHPLWSRRHSTKFNGASYIVQKGAEALYTDEGKSQTKALIEHYMGNAALLVEACKNAGLSVFGGVNAPYVWVGCPAGLTSWQMFDKMLNEANVVITPGSGFGSAGEGYFRISAFNSRANVEEVCRRIAALK, translated from the coding sequence ATGGCCCTCATCAACGAAAACTTCCTCAAGCTCAAGGCTGGCTATCTGTTCCCGGAAATCGCCCGCCGCGTCAAGGCCTTCACCGAAGGCAACCCGGAAGCCGCCCAACGCCTCATCCGCTGCGGCATCGGTGACGTGACCGAGGCCCTTCCCGAGGCCGTGCGCTACGCCATGCACGAGGCGGTGGATGAACTCGGCAATCGCTCCACCTTCAAGGGCTACGGTCCGGAACAGGGCTACGACTTCCTGCGCAACGCCATTGCCGACAACGACTACAAGGCCCGCGGCCTGCCGATCGAGGCGGATGAAATCTTCATCAGCGACGGCAGCAAGTGCGACACCGGCAACATCCTGGACATCTTCGGCCAGGGCAACACCATCGCCATCACCGACCCCGTGTACCCTGTGTACGTGGACACGAACGTCATGATCGGCAACACCGGAGAGGCAGACGAAAACGGCGCTTACGCAGGTCTTGTGTACCTGAAGTGCACGCCCGAGAACGGCTTCGTGCCCGACATTCCCCAGGAGAAAGCCGACCTGATCTACCTCTGCTACCCCAACAACCCCACCGGTGCCGTCGCCACCCGCCCCCAGCTTGAGGCATGGGTCAAGTATGCCCGCGAGAACGGCTCCGTGCTGCTTTACGACGCCGCCTACGAAGCCTTCATCCAGGATCCTACGATCCCTCACTCGATCTTTGAAATCGAAGGGGCTCGCGACTGTGCCATTGAGTTCCGTAGCTTCTCCAAGAACGGCGGATTCACCGGTGTGCGTTGCGCCTACGTGGTCATTCCCAAGTCCCTCATGGGCCGCAAGAAGAATGGCGAAGCCCAGGCCCTGCACCCGCTGTGGTCCCGCCGCCACAGCACCAAGTTCAATGGTGCCAGCTACATCGTCCAAAAGGGTGCCGAGGCTCTCTACACGGACGAAGGCAAGTCCCAGACGAAGGCTCTCATCGAGCACTACATGGGCAATGCCGCCCTGCTAGTGGAAGCCTGCAAGAACGCCGGACTCTCCGTGTTTGGGGGTGTCAACGCACCCTACGTATGGGTGGGCTGCCCCGCAGGCCTCACCAGCTGGCAGATGTTCGACAAGATGCTCAACGAAGCGAATGTGGTGATCACTCCTGGCAGCGGTTTCGGCAGCGCTGGCGAAGGATACTTCCGCATCAGCGCCTTCAACAGTCGCGCCAATGTGGAAGAAGTCTGCCGCCGTATCGCCGCGCTGAAGTAG
- a CDS encoding DUF421 domain-containing protein has product MWSISLPWWEFVVRAAVVYVLVLLMLRVTGKRQVGQLAPFDLVLLLLLSNAVQNSMNGGDNSITGGLVLAGTLVGLNYLFGLATFKSRKLETLIEGKPQVLIHKGQVDDAIMSDAKLTRHELELALRRHGCTSPGEVRLAVLENNGEISVVQKMKEE; this is encoded by the coding sequence ATGTGGTCCATCTCCCTGCCCTGGTGGGAATTCGTCGTCCGCGCTGCGGTGGTGTACGTGCTGGTGCTCCTCATGTTACGCGTCACCGGAAAGCGGCAAGTAGGACAGCTCGCGCCATTCGACCTCGTCCTGCTCCTGCTTCTTTCCAACGCAGTGCAAAACTCCATGAATGGAGGAGACAACTCCATCACCGGCGGCCTCGTCCTCGCTGGCACCTTGGTAGGCCTCAACTACCTCTTTGGCCTGGCCACTTTCAAAAGCCGCAAGCTGGAGACACTCATTGAAGGCAAACCTCAGGTCCTCATTCACAAGGGCCAGGTGGATGACGCAATCATGTCCGACGCCAAACTCACCCGGCACGAATTGGAACTCGCCCTCCGCCGCCACGGCTGCACCTCCCCAGGGGAAGTGCGGCTCGCGGTGCTGGAGAACAATGGGGAGATCAGCGTGGTGCAGAAGATGAAGGAAGAGTGA
- a CDS encoding GxxExxY protein: protein MEQLNAVTAKVIGAAMKVHTRLGPGLLESAYTACLAYELRKGGLKTLAEVALPIVYDEVQLDVGYRLDLLVEDCVVVELKSVEKLSSLHQAQLLSYLKLSGIRLGLLINFNVTSLKNDGIRRIMN from the coding sequence ATGGAGCAGCTCAACGCCGTGACGGCAAAGGTGATCGGTGCGGCAATGAAAGTCCATACCCGACTCGGGCCGGGTCTATTGGAGTCGGCCTACACCGCTTGCCTGGCTTATGAGCTTAGAAAGGGCGGGCTTAAGACTCTCGCTGAAGTTGCCTTGCCGATCGTTTATGATGAGGTTCAACTCGATGTTGGCTACCGGCTGGACCTGCTCGTTGAAGATTGCGTTGTAGTGGAGCTGAAATCGGTCGAAAAACTCTCGTCGCTCCACCAGGCGCAACTTCTGTCTTACTTGAAGCTTAGCGGTATCCGGTTGGGCCTGTTGATAAACTTTAATGTAACCAGCCTAAAAAATGACGGGATAAGGAGGATCATGAACTAA
- a CDS encoding C40 family peptidase: MTSSTCLACLLAGLLSAPVLRAQDSASINTLPIPPLPTAAPRAKVPEPSEMTATAKPAESAKAAHVATLSPNEIEGFDAYPAPLQTLITEALALTKLNLRYQFGSADPKSGGMDCSGTIYHLLHKLGVSDVPRQSSEVCDWTMRQSMLYRTEHVGNLKDPAFTALKPGDLLFWTGTYESNAPRSTPVTHVMIYFGKRKENGKPVIFGASDGRSFDGERQNGVSVFDFPLPKAGSPAEFYGYAPLPSAAWEKIRSGKSR, from the coding sequence GTGACGTCTTCCACCTGCCTGGCATGCCTGCTGGCAGGTCTGCTATCCGCTCCGGTCCTGCGTGCCCAGGATTCCGCCAGCATCAACACACTTCCCATTCCCCCTCTGCCCACCGCAGCCCCAAGGGCCAAGGTTCCAGAGCCCTCGGAGATGACGGCGACTGCCAAACCTGCGGAGTCGGCCAAGGCGGCGCATGTTGCCACCCTCTCCCCCAATGAGATCGAAGGGTTCGATGCCTATCCCGCACCGCTTCAGACCCTCATCACTGAGGCCCTGGCGCTCACTAAGCTCAATCTCCGCTACCAATTTGGCTCTGCGGACCCCAAATCCGGTGGCATGGACTGCTCAGGAACCATCTATCACCTGCTGCACAAGCTGGGCGTTTCCGATGTGCCCCGGCAGTCCAGTGAAGTGTGTGATTGGACGATGCGCCAGAGCATGCTGTACCGGACAGAGCATGTGGGAAACCTCAAAGATCCCGCCTTCACCGCACTCAAGCCCGGAGATCTGCTCTTCTGGACCGGAACCTATGAGTCCAATGCCCCCCGCTCCACACCGGTCACCCATGTGATGATCTACTTCGGCAAGCGCAAGGAGAACGGCAAGCCCGTCATCTTTGGTGCCAGCGATGGCCGCTCCTTTGATGGCGAGCGCCAAAACGGTGTCAGCGTCTTTGACTTCCCCCTTCCGAAGGCTGGCAGCCCTGCGGAGTTTTACGGTTATGCCCCACTGCCCAGCGCGGCATGGGAGAAGATCCGGAGCGGAAAGTCACGGTAA
- the mdoH gene encoding glucans biosynthesis glucosyltransferase MdoH, protein MGSRTAQLASHAGLPSVTTSRMRRATFFSFVFLGTVIGIWLLFLMLQVDGLAWYELGIIIVFIPLYYQLNVGFWTALIGVWIMNRAKPDPIDLFRTITKDDIDAPLHATTAIIIPVYNEDVTRVFEGLRAVYNSLNKTGRLEHFDFFILSDSDDSNKWIEEETGWLELCRQLNAFGRIFYRKRRTPINRKSGNVSDFCRRWGKRYRYMIVFDADSVMSGSLMVNMVRLMEKNPGVGILQTFPKQIGADTFLGRVMQFAQALYGPAFIAGLNYWQCGEANFWGHNAIIRLAPFIEYCALPPLPAKVPFGGHIMSHDFVEAALMRKAGYAVRLIPTDHGSYEEGPPTLIDMLKRDRRWCLGNMQHFWLLFARGWHPISRLNFFHGIMSYVSSPLWLIFLVLGTIMAGMGEGVMGQQASFAGQLLLGLTLMFIFLPKTVIVMDEVVTGRLFKPFRLRMLTAFSSLLDTLLFTFMAPVMMIFHSKFVMKTILGQGVSWVAQRRKLGSGIDWREPILTFGGTSLLGVAWGILAFFISSNFLLWISPVLLALVVAIPFAIMTSSNRSLQRFGLFLTPEELHPPPVLQSLNQHLKEVKDRPKMQPEMEQRYGLIQVCLDPYVNGLHVSLLRRRKHPHHSREYFAYLAQKLVTQGPNSLSSKELVAVLYDQDTVTHLHYQLWSAADENLAPFWRLAIRQYNLVAPNPFTHLLAQKEVTA, encoded by the coding sequence ATGGGTAGCCGCACCGCGCAACTTGCATCTCATGCAGGTTTGCCCTCCGTCACGACTTCGCGGATGCGCCGGGCCACGTTTTTCTCCTTCGTCTTCCTGGGTACCGTCATTGGCATCTGGCTGCTTTTCCTCATGCTACAGGTGGATGGCCTGGCGTGGTATGAATTGGGTATCATCATCGTCTTCATCCCGCTCTACTATCAGCTCAATGTCGGCTTTTGGACGGCTTTGATCGGGGTGTGGATCATGAACCGGGCCAAGCCCGATCCCATCGACCTCTTCCGCACCATCACCAAGGATGACATCGACGCCCCGCTCCACGCCACCACGGCCATCATCATCCCCGTGTACAACGAAGACGTCACCCGCGTCTTCGAGGGTCTCCGCGCTGTTTACAATTCTCTGAATAAAACCGGCAGGCTGGAACACTTCGACTTTTTCATCCTGAGTGACTCCGACGATTCCAACAAATGGATCGAGGAAGAAACCGGCTGGCTGGAACTTTGCCGCCAGCTCAATGCCTTTGGCCGCATATTCTACCGCAAGCGTCGCACCCCCATCAACCGCAAGAGCGGCAACGTCAGCGACTTCTGCCGCCGCTGGGGCAAGCGCTATCGGTACATGATCGTGTTTGATGCGGACAGCGTCATGAGCGGATCACTCATGGTGAACATGGTTCGCCTCATGGAGAAGAACCCGGGCGTGGGCATCCTCCAGACCTTCCCCAAGCAGATCGGGGCAGACACGTTCCTGGGTCGTGTGATGCAGTTTGCGCAGGCGCTCTACGGTCCCGCTTTCATTGCGGGGCTCAACTACTGGCAATGCGGTGAGGCGAACTTCTGGGGTCACAACGCCATCATCCGTCTCGCGCCGTTCATTGAATACTGCGCTCTGCCGCCACTCCCGGCCAAGGTGCCCTTTGGCGGCCACATCATGAGCCATGACTTTGTGGAAGCAGCGCTCATGCGTAAGGCCGGCTATGCCGTGCGCCTCATTCCCACCGATCACGGGAGCTATGAGGAAGGCCCTCCCACGCTCATTGACATGCTCAAGCGTGACCGTCGCTGGTGCTTGGGGAACATGCAGCACTTCTGGCTGCTCTTCGCCCGCGGCTGGCACCCCATCAGCCGGCTAAACTTCTTCCATGGCATCATGAGCTACGTGAGCTCACCGCTGTGGCTGATCTTCCTCGTTCTGGGCACCATCATGGCTGGCATGGGGGAGGGAGTAATGGGGCAGCAGGCCAGTTTTGCGGGTCAACTCCTTTTGGGGCTCACCCTCATGTTCATCTTCCTGCCGAAGACTGTGATCGTGATGGATGAGGTGGTCACAGGACGCCTCTTCAAGCCGTTCCGCCTTCGCATGCTCACCGCCTTCAGCAGCCTGCTTGATACCCTGCTGTTCACCTTCATGGCCCCCGTGATGATGATCTTCCACAGCAAGTTTGTGATGAAGACCATCCTGGGTCAGGGGGTTAGCTGGGTGGCACAGCGCCGGAAATTGGGCTCCGGCATTGACTGGCGGGAGCCGATTCTTACGTTTGGGGGTACCTCCCTCCTGGGGGTTGCCTGGGGCATTCTGGCCTTTTTCATCTCCTCAAACTTCCTGCTTTGGATCAGTCCGGTGCTGCTTGCCCTTGTGGTGGCCATTCCCTTTGCCATCATGACCTCCAGCAATCGCTCCCTCCAGCGGTTTGGTCTGTTCCTCACACCTGAGGAATTGCACCCTCCGCCAGTGCTTCAGTCCTTGAACCAACACCTCAAGGAAGTGAAAGATCGCCCGAAGATGCAGCCCGAAATGGAACAGCGCTACGGCCTGATCCAGGTGTGTCTGGATCCGTATGTGAACGGTCTGCATGTGAGCCTGCTCCGCCGCAGAAAGCACCCGCACCACTCCCGCGAATATTTCGCCTACCTGGCGCAGAAGCTGGTCACCCAGGGGCCCAATTCCCTCAGCTCGAAAGAACTGGTGGCGGTGCTCTACGATCAGGACACGGTCACCCACCTGCACTACCAGCTCTGGTCAGCGGCTGATGAAAACCTCGCACCGTTTTGGCGGCTGGCCATCCGGCAGTACAACCTCGTGGCCCCGAATCCCTTCACCCATCTGCTTGCACAGAAGGAAGTGACGGCTTGA
- a CDS encoding glucan biosynthesis protein translates to MHRRYTLAGLCSLVLSLPAVAQTPAPAPSPAPAPAPQAAPSPAPNPAPAPAPAPAPAVPVEVAPSPVAGIPSIRTYLDLEAYASQLAQKPYVAPAMKLDPFFEGLKYDGHRQIRFKPEKALYGDVDHSYKVEFFHPGWMFRKPVEYFQIDAGQPTFIPFDKTLFNYGDLKVPDQAIYPNGYSGMRLLAPDTLLDKRFEFMVFMGASYFRAVTTKQGWGLSARGLAINTVGGEPEEFPDFTHFWFLTPKPGDKIFHFYALLNGPSVTGAYEFEIEPGETTVMRISGSIFLRKVVKLLGLAPFSSMFWYGENTHPKPLDFRPEVHDSDGLLIEQAHAPTLWRPLDNGRELRHSVFAIEGIKGFGLQKRDREFKNFEDLEARYHERVAVWVEPIEGFGRGKLHLIEIPTGEETWDNVVTLWEPDIFPTSTEPLRFAYKLNWLKEHEHSLAKVTASRWGEGVATTEVLNDFVFVLDFTKGPVPANKPQGWVPDVAVNIQGDAKVLDKRVMANPETGGWRAFFKLDIPPTTKLLEITCDLLDDKNPISERWNYQWRR, encoded by the coding sequence ATGCATCGCCGTTACACTCTCGCAGGTCTGTGCTCGTTGGTCTTGTCGCTGCCCGCCGTGGCGCAAACTCCCGCCCCGGCACCCTCTCCAGCGCCTGCGCCCGCCCCGCAAGCCGCCCCCAGCCCGGCTCCAAATCCCGCGCCTGCGCCCGCTCCGGCCCCAGCGCCAGCCGTCCCGGTGGAGGTGGCTCCATCCCCTGTCGCGGGCATCCCGTCGATCCGCACCTATCTCGACCTGGAGGCGTACGCCTCTCAGCTGGCGCAGAAGCCCTATGTGGCTCCCGCCATGAAGCTGGACCCGTTTTTCGAAGGATTGAAATACGACGGCCATCGCCAGATCCGCTTCAAACCCGAAAAAGCTCTCTATGGCGATGTGGATCACTCCTACAAGGTGGAGTTTTTCCACCCAGGCTGGATGTTCCGGAAGCCCGTCGAATATTTTCAGATCGATGCGGGTCAGCCCACTTTCATTCCTTTCGACAAAACGCTCTTTAATTACGGTGATCTGAAGGTCCCTGATCAGGCGATCTACCCGAACGGCTACAGCGGCATGCGTCTCCTGGCCCCTGACACGCTGCTCGACAAGCGTTTTGAGTTCATGGTTTTCATGGGTGCCAGCTATTTCCGCGCCGTCACAACCAAGCAAGGCTGGGGACTCTCCGCCCGCGGTCTGGCCATCAACACCGTTGGTGGTGAACCAGAAGAATTCCCTGACTTCACTCACTTCTGGTTCCTTACCCCCAAGCCGGGTGACAAGATCTTCCACTTCTACGCCCTCCTCAACGGTCCCAGCGTAACCGGTGCCTACGAGTTCGAAATCGAACCTGGCGAAACAACGGTCATGCGAATCAGCGGCTCCATCTTCCTGCGCAAGGTCGTGAAGCTCTTGGGTCTGGCACCTTTCTCCAGCATGTTCTGGTACGGGGAAAACACCCACCCAAAACCCCTCGACTTCCGCCCAGAGGTGCACGATTCCGATGGTCTGCTCATCGAGCAGGCTCACGCTCCCACCTTGTGGAGACCCTTGGACAACGGCCGGGAACTTCGCCACAGCGTCTTCGCGATCGAAGGCATCAAGGGCTTTGGCCTGCAAAAGCGTGACCGCGAGTTCAAGAATTTCGAGGACCTTGAGGCCCGCTACCATGAGCGCGTCGCGGTGTGGGTCGAGCCGATCGAAGGATTCGGCCGTGGCAAACTGCACTTGATTGAAATCCCCACCGGAGAGGAGACCTGGGACAACGTGGTCACCCTCTGGGAGCCGGATATCTTCCCCACTTCCACCGAACCTCTCCGCTTTGCCTACAAGCTCAACTGGCTGAAGGAGCACGAACACTCGCTCGCCAAGGTGACCGCCAGCCGCTGGGGTGAGGGCGTTGCCACCACAGAAGTCCTGAACGACTTCGTGTTCGTCCTGGACTTCACGAAGGGCCCCGTCCCTGCCAACAAGCCACAAGGCTGGGTGCCGGACGTGGCTGTGAACATCCAGGGCGATGCCAAGGTGCTCGACAAACGCGTCATGGCCAATCCAGAGACCGGCGGCTGGCGTGCATTCTTCAAGCTCGATATTCCACCCACCACGAAGTTGCTGGAAATCACCTGTGATCTCCTCGACGACAAAAATCCCATTTCCGAGCGCTGGAACTACCAATGGCGTCGATAG
- a CDS encoding response regulator transcription factor, producing MSDKSLILIADDEEDVRELVGMNLRRAGYDTVEAADGLQTLAQVRRRKPDAIVLDVMMPGRDGFGVCQELREDESTRHIPVIMLTAKGQTQDRIAGLERGADDYLSKPFSPKELVLRVQALLRRAATVGSGSELKEGPFEFDLSGVKLNLGGQPMDLTLLEFKLLHLLASRKGEVVERDFILREVWGYTEQVRTRTLDTHVKRLREKLGEHAEWLQTSRGFGYIFKEPSPVAVAV from the coding sequence ATGTCTGACAAATCACTCATTCTCATCGCGGACGACGAAGAAGATGTTCGCGAACTCGTCGGGATGAATCTCCGACGGGCTGGATATGACACTGTCGAGGCGGCGGACGGGCTGCAGACGCTGGCCCAAGTAAGAAGACGCAAGCCCGATGCCATCGTGCTGGACGTGATGATGCCGGGCCGGGATGGCTTTGGTGTCTGCCAGGAATTGCGGGAGGACGAGAGCACCCGCCACATTCCGGTGATCATGCTCACTGCCAAGGGGCAGACTCAGGACCGCATCGCCGGCCTGGAACGCGGGGCGGATGATTATCTGTCAAAGCCCTTCAGCCCCAAAGAACTGGTGCTGCGGGTGCAGGCGTTGTTGCGGCGGGCTGCCACGGTGGGCTCTGGATCCGAGCTGAAAGAGGGGCCATTCGAATTTGATCTCTCTGGAGTGAAGTTGAATCTGGGGGGGCAGCCCATGGATCTGACGCTTCTGGAGTTCAAGCTGCTGCACCTGCTCGCCAGCCGGAAAGGCGAGGTGGTGGAGCGCGACTTCATTCTGCGTGAAGTGTGGGGATATACCGAGCAGGTGCGGACGCGCACGCTGGATACCCACGTGAAACGCCTGCGTGAGAAACTGGGTGAGCATGCCGAGTGGCTGCAAACGTCTCGTGGCTTTGGCTACATCTTCAAGGAACCTTCGCCGGTGGCGGTTGCCGTTTAG
- a CDS encoding voltage-gated chloride channel family protein: MSVTSAGRQWATEFVPLFRGILLALPVALLAGSASALFLKALDWATAMQWQRPQLLWALPAGGLLVGLLYHFWGRGSDKGNNLILEEIHAPGGGVPGRMAPLVLFGTLVSHLFGGSAGREGTAVQMGGSLASLLSRVCRLGPAARRMMLMCGVSAGFGSVFGTPLAGAVFAMEVLVVGRVQYEALVPVLVASIVGDATCSAWGVHHTIYHLDVAPGAGSHAAFQAVLLVKVAGSAICFGLASRLFSEVTHGLQRCFARLLPFAPLRPVLGGLLVIGLVLLTGTRDFLGLGVHAPPGGAVSILSSFEPGGASGWSWLGKLLFTSVTLGSGFKGGEVTPLFYVGATLGNAIGALLQEPVGLFAALGFIAVFAGAANTPLACTLMGIELFGAHYAVYFAVACFVAFMASGHSGIYLSQRVAVGKGTIQDGSGEGDVTLRDWYKRAIQDEEPPPPKS, from the coding sequence ATGAGCGTGACCAGTGCAGGGCGTCAGTGGGCGACGGAGTTTGTCCCGTTGTTCAGAGGAATTCTCCTGGCGCTGCCGGTGGCCTTGCTGGCTGGAAGCGCGAGCGCCTTGTTTCTCAAGGCGCTGGACTGGGCGACCGCGATGCAGTGGCAGCGCCCGCAGTTGTTGTGGGCGCTGCCTGCGGGAGGGCTGCTGGTGGGGCTGCTCTACCATTTTTGGGGCAGAGGTTCTGACAAGGGAAACAATCTGATCCTTGAGGAGATCCACGCCCCTGGGGGAGGGGTGCCAGGCCGCATGGCTCCGTTGGTGTTGTTCGGCACCTTGGTCTCCCATCTCTTCGGCGGCTCCGCTGGCCGGGAGGGGACGGCCGTGCAGATGGGCGGCAGCCTCGCCTCGCTGCTGTCCCGCGTGTGTCGGCTCGGCCCTGCCGCTCGCCGGATGATGTTGATGTGCGGAGTCTCTGCTGGCTTCGGTTCCGTTTTTGGTACGCCGCTGGCCGGTGCCGTCTTTGCCATGGAAGTGTTGGTGGTGGGCCGGGTCCAGTACGAAGCGCTGGTCCCGGTGCTGGTCGCCAGCATTGTAGGTGACGCCACCTGTTCCGCCTGGGGGGTGCATCACACCATCTATCATCTGGATGTCGCACCTGGCGCAGGCAGTCACGCTGCTTTCCAAGCGGTATTGTTGGTGAAGGTGGCGGGTTCTGCGATCTGCTTTGGTCTGGCCAGCCGCCTGTTTTCAGAAGTGACTCATGGATTGCAGCGTTGTTTTGCCAGGTTGCTTCCCTTTGCCCCGCTTCGCCCGGTGCTGGGCGGGTTGCTCGTCATCGGGCTCGTATTACTTACTGGCACCCGGGATTTCTTGGGGTTGGGGGTGCATGCGCCACCGGGTGGGGCTGTTTCAATCTTGTCTTCCTTCGAACCTGGTGGGGCGTCTGGCTGGAGCTGGCTCGGCAAGCTGTTGTTCACTAGCGTGACACTGGGGAGCGGGTTTAAAGGGGGTGAGGTGACCCCGCTATTCTATGTGGGCGCGACACTGGGAAATGCCATTGGAGCCCTGCTTCAGGAGCCGGTCGGGCTGTTTGCGGCGCTCGGGTTCATTGCCGTATTCGCCGGTGCGGCGAATACGCCGCTAGCGTGTACGCTTATGGGTATCGAACTTTTTGGTGCTCACTACGCGGTCTATTTTGCCGTCGCCTGCTTTGTGGCCTTTATGGCCAGCGGGCATTCCGGTATCTACCTTTCACAGCGCGTCGCTGTAGGCAAGGGAACCATTCAGGACGGCTCAGGCGAGGGAGACGTGACCTTGCGGGATTGGTACAAGCGAGCGATACAGGATGAGGAGCCGCCCCCGCCGAAGTCCTGA
- a CDS encoding sensor histidine kinase, producing MTAFAIGVLFTLLVCGWLWLRSRIHVRELEADLMNKLKVEEGFVQRNQRRAEMLHQLVDGIDDGLFIVSPELKVIFVNRGAMRFFQPVSEPVGRTLLECVRDHRIVELVATAAEKGTRMKEEFLVAMSGQSKTIEDRVYSVEVLSLRATMPTEMDGALLMVLRDETDKHALEKIRKDFVANASHELRTPLSIINGYLENLVEGDIETPEEAKRAYTVMKKHGDRLASTVEDLLVISRMESGEHDAVRAEEFDFRACAQDVVHRLSPVIQSKEACVTLDMEEGSAVISGDRYYWDQILFNLVSNALKENLAKGLEVVIRLRQEVESSEIQVRDNGVGIPHADLPFVFKRFYRVARHHSQEIKGTGLGLSIVKRAVEAHRGTITLHSRPGIETVFTIRIPRKGGELANTEGAGQGTPAMLTANG from the coding sequence ATGACCGCTTTTGCCATCGGGGTGCTGTTTACGTTGCTGGTGTGCGGCTGGTTGTGGCTGCGGTCTCGGATTCACGTGCGTGAGCTGGAAGCAGACCTGATGAACAAGCTGAAGGTGGAAGAGGGCTTTGTGCAGCGTAATCAACGCAGGGCGGAAATGCTTCACCAGCTGGTGGACGGCATTGACGATGGGTTGTTCATCGTCAGCCCCGAGCTCAAGGTTATTTTCGTGAACCGCGGTGCCATGCGGTTCTTTCAGCCGGTGTCAGAGCCGGTGGGGCGCACTCTGCTGGAGTGCGTGCGGGATCATCGCATAGTTGAGCTGGTAGCCACTGCGGCCGAGAAGGGGACCCGGATGAAGGAGGAGTTCCTGGTGGCCATGAGCGGCCAGTCCAAAACGATCGAGGATCGTGTCTATTCTGTGGAGGTGCTTTCCCTGCGGGCCACCATGCCCACAGAGATGGATGGTGCACTTCTGATGGTGCTGCGGGATGAGACGGACAAGCATGCCCTGGAGAAGATTCGCAAGGACTTCGTGGCAAATGCCTCGCATGAACTGCGTACGCCGCTTTCCATCATCAACGGGTATCTCGAAAATTTGGTCGAAGGGGACATCGAGACTCCAGAAGAGGCGAAGCGCGCCTACACGGTGATGAAAAAGCATGGCGACCGCCTGGCTTCCACTGTGGAGGACCTGCTGGTGATCAGCCGCATGGAATCGGGTGAGCATGATGCGGTGAGAGCGGAGGAGTTCGACTTCCGCGCCTGTGCCCAGGATGTCGTGCACCGGCTCAGTCCCGTGATTCAGAGCAAGGAAGCCTGTGTAACGCTGGATATGGAGGAAGGCTCTGCGGTGATTTCTGGGGACCGGTACTATTGGGATCAGATCCTTTTCAACTTGGTGAGCAATGCGCTCAAAGAAAACCTGGCCAAAGGGCTGGAGGTGGTGATCAGACTGCGCCAGGAAGTGGAGTCCTCGGAGATCCAGGTGCGTGACAATGGCGTGGGTATTCCCCATGCCGACCTGCCGTTTGTCTTCAAACGTTTCTACCGGGTGGCCCGCCATCACTCCCAGGAGATCAAAGGCACTGGCCTTGGTCTCTCCATCGTGAAGCGGGCGGTGGAGGCCCACCGTGGCACCATCACGCTGCACAGCCGGCCCGGGATTGAGACCGTCTTCACGATCCGCATCCCGCGCAAAGGTGGAGAACTAGCGAACACAGAAGGGGCCGGGCAGGGCACCCCTGCCATGCTGACGGCGAATGGATGA